In Toxoplasma gondii ME49 chromosome VIII, whole genome shotgun sequence, a single genomic region encodes these proteins:
- a CDS encoding hypothetical protein (encoded by transcript TGME49_271090), which yields MSRSLSSIAYSPYIPSVREGSITSQKSSHVAASQEPKVLDRNSASTANVKEHSRRPSRQSLPHCASGNDVSTSHTEKSGSAYFPSGSSDRLQSSSDALLPPFSSVASLSGRVRPNPRPPAPDGAQLSPFETPLQSPVGSPRTAYARRWTSVPEQAKRDSGKGDAPGWREAGAEEGGANTLPRDRGHSLFFSRVSGHTPGAPTARSERSEGGRRPASSRSLGGSGEGDRAARREEGRDRNRMNETLLSAHAARIKENLRRGSRDAETGDLESSTERKWKPTEALESDGVGSDLRQESLKHLDRRRDSAADCGGGVSHRTRKDSASPGTSRQGFAVGDHLPPSASARLYSALLESDVEFWERKSRHLKELLDQKDSLLQQARAELGKNAGRQSNEFRELVSLKEALERRREELVVRDARVRELERENEELLERLEASRRAAASREEDFKRLERRSEDEFRQSAETRFRLQKECDAFQTELTRLRTAYADLERREGRTEEREKERDRESLRLETTLQSTRSDLEAATARLSETHEQLQASRQYICYLERLIRDLRFFVVYHLELEKPQETSTAAAPSLPSGPVPLALECPDRSCETQEKREDGKVSRALEGRLPDSQKATKKQMGIAHKLTACASPPCNGEGELQGLSLALQRPEELTSHLVCTALLPGAASTWGEKHAVTSMKAGPWKNANSVLQRRVADLKSQDKRDEATVSPSESTALVAKQVEREEGGACSPLDRVSASGQRLRDRDSERASAPGISRLPQASGEDSLALYRNLKLPELTKRRLELEHLELRLEAERQAVDAALRVAVREVPTFGDESALPTLAEVLQEDVSDPRFGEAKRHNEELTSRLRTVGPPRMHRFEEDSFPVSVRSSKADSDDVWREPRSRERGGSGTSPQSLKEREENKVFFEGVGGLDSLEVSDERATRIDETPWKREAENTDPALAYLDHLIACAQQDIKGSRGEKPTSHSSRRTAGLLRRRLPFHASSPLNDIEGSSSDSDLHAREEGSSRFAGGLSPLGRPSSLRFFGDSSDAEDALPSAVTSPLFPQGNRYAFQRENNNLKFRGVGVPPLSVQSKARTRAERRSLPGVSAPQSSAESLPLRKRPWTPSRGRGVSPETDSEVDAHLRESEFAAGLAPRSACREVSFPETLNSSIIHGDGDPSTFRPQAQRCLLSPRAPWARGGRAGSASGAFGTRRDREKDLCSPARQMAPCGPPAVVKRNGEAVLNAPGAAARLAEELGSLLTVGKAKHSDRAVGSRDGTPIRPRWKVA from the exons ATGTCGAGATCTCTTTCCTCCATCGCATACTCTCCTTACATTCCCTCTGTTCGAGAGGGCAGCATTACATCTCAAAAATCGTCGCATGTCGCGGCCTCTCAGGAGCCGAAGGTCCTCGACAGGAACTCAGCCTCAACAGCGAACGTAAAGGAACACTCCAGGCGACCCTCGAGACAGTCTCTGCCGCACTGCGCCTCTGGAAACGACGTCAGCACATCCCACACTGAGAAGTCTGGGAGCGCGTATTTCCCTTCAGGTTCCTCTGATCGTCTCCAGTCGTCTTCGGATGCCCTCTTGCCAccattttcttctgtcgcatCTCTCAGTGGTCGAGTACGTCCGAATCCGCGGCCTCCTGCTCCTGATGGTGCccaactgtctccttttgaGACTCCACTGCAGTCTCCTGTGGGGTCTCCGAGGACGGCGTATGCAAGGCGCTGGACGTCAGTGCCCGAGCAAGCCAAACGCGATTCGGGAAAGGGAGATGCACCtgggtggagagaggcaggcgccGAGGAGGGAGGGGCGAATACACTccccagagacagagggcatTCCTTGTTTTTCAGTCGAGTCAGTGGACACACTCCCGGCGCTCCCACAGCGCgctcagagagaagcgaaggcgggAGGCGCCCTGCCTCGAGTCGGTCTTTGgggggaagtggagaaggagacagagccgcgaggagggaggagggTCGAGACAGAAATCGGATGAACGAAACGCTTCTGTCTGCACACGCTGCGCGAATCAAAGAGAACCTcagacgaggaagccgcGACGCGGAAACTGGCGATCTGGAGTCCTCGACCGAGAGGAAGTGGAAGCCAACAGAAGCTCTGGAAAGCGACGGTGTGGGCAGCGACCTACGACAGGAAAGTCTCAAACACCTCGACAGACGCCGAGACTCCGCTGCCGACTGCGGGGGCGGCGTGAGCCATCGAACTCGAAAAG ACAGCGCGTCTCCAGGGACGTCCCGACAGGGCTTCGCCGTCGGCGACCACTTGCCACCCTCTGCTTCCGCGCGGCTCTACTCTGCCCTTTTGGAAAGTGACGTGGAGTTCTGGGAGCGAAAGAGCAGACACTTGAAGGAGTTGCTCGACCAAAAAGACTCGCTCCTCCAACAGGCCCGCGCAGAGTTGGGAAAGAATGCCGGGAGACAAAGCAACGAGTTCAGAGAG CTCGTCAGCCTCAAGGAAGCtctggagaggcggcggGAAGAGCTGGTCGTTAGGGACGCCCGCGTGCGAGAGCTcgagcgagaaaacgaagaacttCTGGAAAGACTCGAGGCCTCAAGACGCGCAGCTGcgagccgagaagaagacttcaAGCGCCTGGAAAGACGCAGTGAAGACGAGTTTCGACAGTCTGCGGAGACGCGCTTTCGCCTCCAAAAAGAATGCGATGCCTTTCAG ACGGAGTTAACTCGCCTCCGAACGGCCTATGCGGATttggagaggcgcgagggGAGGACCGAAGaacgggagaaggagagagacagggaatcTCTGCGCCTGGAGACGACGCTTCAGTCGACCCGTTCAGATCTGGAAGCTGCAACAGCGCGACTTTCAGAAACGCACGAGCAGCTGCAAGCTTCGCGACAGTACATTTGCTACTTGGAGCGTCTGATTCGGGATCTACGCTTTTTCGTCGTCTACCACCTGGAGTTGGAGAAACCTCAGGAGACGTCGACCGCGGCTGCACCCAGCCTCCCTTCAGGGCCGGTGCCTCTTGCTTTAGAATGTCCTGACAGAAGCTGCGAGACtcaggagaagcgcgaggacgGCAAGGTTTCCAGGGCGCTGGAAGGCAGGTTGCCCGACTCGCAAAAGGCTACGAAAAAGCAAATGGGAATCGCCCACAAactgactgcatgcgcgtctccgccgtgCAACGGAGAGGGTGAATTGCAAGGACTCTCGCTGGCTCTTCAGCGTCCAGAGGAACTCACCTCTCACCTGGTTTGTACGGCGCTTCTTCCTGGGGCCGCTTCCACATGGGGGGAGAAGCATGCAGTGACTTCGATGAAAGCGGGACCCTGGAAGAACGCGAACAGTGTTCTTCAGAGACGTGTTGCGGATTTGAAGAGCCAGGACAAACGAGACGAAGCGacagtgtctccttcggaGTCTACCGCGCTCGTGGCGAAGCAAgtggagcgagaggaaggcggggCCTGCTCGCCTCTCGATCGGGTCTCTGCGTCTGGACAGAGGCTTCGCGACAGAGACTCCGAACGCGCCTCTGCGCCCGGGATATCACGACTTCCACAGGCTTCGGGTGAGGACTCACTTGCACTATACAGGAATTTAAAACTCCCAGAACTGACAAAAAGGCGACTTGAACTCGAGCACCTCGAGCTACGATTAGAGGCCGAGAGACAAGCCGTCGACGCGGCCCTCAGAGTCGCAGTTCGAGAAGTCCCGACGTTTGGAGATGAAAGCGCGCTTCCGACGCTTGCAGAGGTTCTGCAAGAAGACGTCTCTGACCCGCGATTcggggaagcgaagagacacaacgaGGAGCTGACGTCTCGTCTGCGCACTGTCGGCCCTCCCCGCATGCATCGCTTCGAAGAGGAttctttccctgtctctgtgcgCTCTTCAAAAGCGGATTCAGACGACGTCTGGAGAGAGCCgcgcagccgagagagaggcgggtCGGGAACGTCTCCGCAGAGTctcaaagagagagaggaaaacaaggTGTTTTTCGAAGGAGTTGGCGGCCTCGACTCTCTGGAGGTTTCAGACGAAAGAGCAACGCGCATCGACGAGACTCCATGGAaacgcgaagcagagaacacaGACCCAGCTCTCGCGTACCTCGACCACTTGATAGCCTGCGCCCAACAAGACATCAagggaagtcgaggagaaaagcCGACCTCCCACAGCTCGCGACGCACAGCTGGgctgcttcgtcgccgcCTCCCTTTCCatgcttcttcgcctctgaaTGACATAGAAGGTTCTTCCTCCGACTCagatttgcatgcacgcgagGAAGGCTCAAGTCGTTTCGCGGGTggcctctctccgctcggtcgaccttcttctctgcgtttcttcggcGACTCCTCAGACGCCGAGGACGCACTGCCTTCTGCCGTCACTTCTCCGTTATTTCCGCAGGGAAACCGTTATGCGTTTCAACGCGAAAACAACAACCTGAAGTTTAGAGGGGTGGGTGTGCCCCCTTTGAGCGTGCAGAGCAAGGCGAGAACGCGCGCAGAACGCCGGTCGTTGCCCGGCGTCTCCGCCCCGCAGAGTTCGGCCGAAAGCTTGCCGCTTCGGAAGCGTCCCTGGACGCCGTCTAGAGGAAGAGGAGTCTcaccagagacagacagcgaagtGGATGCCCATCTCCGAGAAAGTGAATTCGCAGCCGGACTGGCGCCGAGAAGCGCGTGCCGCGAAGTTTCCTTTCCCGAAACTCTAAACAGTTCGATCATCCACGGCGACGGAGACCCGTCGACGTTTCGCCCCCAAGCGCagaggtgtctcctctcgccgcgGGCGCCTTGGGCGAGAGGCGGACGCGCCGGCAGCGCCTCTGGAGCTTTCGGCACGAGACGAGATCGAGAGAAAGATTTGTGTTCTCCCGCGCGTCAGATGGCGCCCTGTGGCCCACCTGCAGTCGTGAaaaggaacggagaagccgTCTTGAACGCTCCGGGGGCAGCCGCGAGACTCGCGGAGGAACTCGGGAGTCTCTTGACAGTTGGAAAAGCCAAGCACAGCGACAGGGCTGTAGGGTCAAGAGACGGGACGCCGATCAGACCGCGGTGGAAGGTCGCTTGA
- a CDS encoding hypothetical protein (encoded by transcript TGME49_271070~Signal peptide predicted by SignalP 2.0 HMM (probability 0.523) with cleavage site probability 0.484 at residue 31) — protein MAGVPEPRILCDTMRYLVTVLAIFFFQKCAALQPHLPPQSLRLFVGHALMPQMFQWQPETYGWKSSPRKTVRGPHKQNRVFFSGSSSEFDTLQMVRQYSSRDYVSNAVLRRLSRSSQGDTDLDESDNSLLPGCLEVRDMPYCVKAREVPGDGACLFVSVAASLWWNAFETHADLNDPAFVDMVGSLRQLAVDTLQDTNATPLALEGDEVLSRRTLVTMAAADYNMTPAAYCERMRLPGTWGGGPEIVAMSHALRRVIVVYEKHSPSMQSGDSQSGSAFDTHPHRLSRPPATDSPSDSGQNPIKLKVVACLGFPENVAEEPLHILFTSSAGDGQAADHFLPLFPVVSQ, from the exons ATGGCTGGAGTTCCCGAACCTAGGATTCTCTGCGACACGATGAGATATCTTGTCACTGTCTTGGcgattttcttcttccaaaAGTGTGCAGCTCTGCAGCCTCATCTTCCACCTCAGAGCCTGCGACTCTTCGTCGGACACGCTCTTATGCCACAG ATGTTTCAATGGCAGCCTGAAACCTATGGATGGAAATCCTCCCCTAGAAAAACCGTCCGTGGACCGCATAAACAGAACAGGGTATTTTTTTCAGGCTCGTCCTCCGAGTTCGATACCTTGCAGATGGTCCGCCAGTACAGTTCTCGAGATTACGTGTCCAATGCTGTCTTGCGGAGGCTTTCCCGTAGCAGCCAAGGTGATACCGATTTGGATGAGTCTGACAACAGTCTCCTACCTGGATGCTTGGAAGTTCGGGACATGCCCTACTGCGTGAAAGCTAGAGAG GTACCCGGCGATGGCGCCTGCCTCTTCGTGTCAGTGGCTGCAAGCTTGTGGTGGAACGCCTtcgagacgcatgcagaccttAATGATCCTGCATTCGTGGACATGGTCGGCTCTCTTCGACAG CTGGCGGTCGACACGCTGCAGGACACAAATGCTACACCGCTTGCCCTAGAAGGCGACGAGGTGTTGTCACGGCGCACTCTTGTCACTATGGCTGCGGCGGATTACAATATGACTCCCGCTGCGTACTGTGAGAGAATGCGCCTGCCGGGCACTTGGGGTGGAGGCCCGGAGATCGTTGCTATGAGCCATGCACTCCGACGAGTTATCGTTGTCTATGAGAAGCACAGTCCGAGTATGCAGAGCGGAGACTCTCAAAGCGGCTCCGCTTTTGACACCCACCCCCACCGTCTTAGTCGTCCTCCCGCGACCGATAGTCCTTCCGACAGCGGACAGAACCCAATTAAATTAAAGGTGGTTGCTTGTTTGGGGTTTCCAGAAAACGTTGCGGAAGAACCCCTTCATATTCTGTTTACCAGCTCTGCGGGAGATGGCCAAGCAGCGGATcattttctccctctgttcccTGTTGTGTCACAGTAA
- a CDS encoding hypothetical protein (encoded by transcript TGME49_271080), whose amino-acid sequence MSPASASRGPAVLVSFLHGTPKLAELQHAVSTLETKLAEQAKEVALLRHRAADTDATAAAATAEIVAMDCKAPGLTEQAQHLKTRLEAATEALVAEKATYSKEKKEFAHLRLSLEACVNDLQNRIHELPEQRHLDDQQKVLDSQLHLLNALNQERDDLTKRAATLHKTATTVKREKHQLQLELRSLHQRHDAASRTEQHRRQAQTLRERNETLRQEIKALEMELGPLQAAAAQPHKPIRSLTHPKISFCTPADSPGKILCHAHRPFECQTESQRVTSAAPNPEIHPSFNLPPFTFPCPPHEVRFWRRSPVPQHASNSAPPPIPTNATPLGIYTGICRPGESHSDIRPSACTTSTPCETKNATATAAPHHVHWPEQNEVDDLDFSEFDKDTAPTEAFRAFEQYRFSAEEHPKQRPFLSRQARKREVQQQRKRARTAASGKGQAATKRHQSVTVSQKQSLSSRCSVPEGQARITSFMFPKNNT is encoded by the exons ATGTCACcagcttctgcttcgcgaGGGCCCGCCGTGTTGGTTAGCTTCCTTCACGGGACACCAAAACTTGCCGAATTACAGCATGCTGTGTCGACATTGGAAACCAAACTGGCTGAA CAAGCCAAAGAAGTAGCTCTGCTGCGTCACAGAGCAGCGGACACAGATGCTacagctgctgcagccacGGCCGAAATAGTGGCTATGGACTGCAAAGCCCCTGGTTTGACAGAACAAGCCCAGCACCTAAAGACAC GTTTGGAAGCTGCCACTGAGGCTCTGGTCGCTGAAAAAGCTACGTacagcaaagaaaaaaa GGAGTTCGCGCATTTACGTCTGTCTCTTGAAGCGTGTGTTAATGATCTGCAAAA CCGGATACATGAGCTGCCGGAACAAAGGCATCTTGACGACCAACA AAAAGTACTGGATAGTCAACTGCACCTTCTCAACGCGCTCaaccaagagagagatgacCTTACAAAGAGAGCAGCG ACGTTGCACAAAACTGCAACAACTGTCAAAAGGGAGAAGCACCAGCTTCAGCTCGAACTCCGCTCACTCCATCAGAGGCATGACGCTGCTTCAAGAACAGAGCAGCACCGGCGCCAAGCGCAAACTCTCCGCGAAAGAAATGAAACCCTACGGCAGGAGATAAAG GCGCTGGAGATGGAATTGGGCCCTCTGCAGGCAGCCGCGGCTCAACCGCATAAGCCCATCCGTTCTCTGACACACCCTAAAATCTCTTTTTGCACCCCAGCAGATTCGCCCGGGAAAATTCTCTGCCACGCTCACCGCCCATTTGAGTGTCAGACAGAAAGCCAGAGGGTCACCAGCGCTGCGCCGAACCCGGAAATTCACCCATCCTTCAACCTGCCTCCGTTTACGTTTCCGTGTCCACCACATGAG GTACGATTCTGGCGACGTTCCCCTGTTCCCCAACACGCTTCAAATTCGGCCCCGCCGCCGATACCGACAAATGCAACGCCACTTGGGATCTACACTGGGATTTGTAGGCCCGGAGAGAGTCACTCTGACATCCGCCCTTCGGCCTGCACGACTAGTACCCCCTGTGAAACCAAAAATGCCACTGCGACAGCTGCGCCCCACCACGTGCACTGGCCGGAACAAAACGAAGTCGACGATCTCGATTTCAGCGAATTCGACAAAGATACGGCCCCCACGGAAGCCTTCAGAGCTTTTGAGCAGT ATCGCTTCAGTGCCGAAGAGCATCCCAAGCAGCGTCCGTTCCTTTCAAGACAA GCTCGGAAGCGGGAGGTGCAGCAACAACGAAAGCGGGCACGAACTGCGGCAAGTGGCAAAGGACAGGCGGCGACAAAACGCCACCAGTCCGTGACGGTGTCACAGAAACAGTCACTGTCTAGTAGATGTTCAGTGCCAGAGGGGCAAGCAAGAATAACCAGTTTCATGTTTCCGAAAAACAATACCTAG
- a CDS encoding Sec1 family protein (encoded by transcript TGME49_271060), whose translation MAGMCTDLVSLVSQHIRAILERVPGAKVLLLDQETTGMVSTAVSQSDILQKEVFLVDRIDALPRGRFEHLSCVGFLRPTNENLLLLLQLLRQQSRRHSARDAQRNGLPLTEDPLRTPPEPVARFKDIYLFFTSSVHQQPQLLRRLAKQDEADKVVQVEEFYVDLFALDPHVFTLNIPAVTSLQVQDLSLWTPYEESLFQRMVDGVFSCIALLRIFPLVRFQANSVVSKRLAAAMQVRLSENADLLDKRPQTSLPGRSADASGGSSSGGSRLVLLIVDRREDPVTPLLNQWTYRAMLHELIGIRNNRVDMRRIPGTTEDLLDIVMSPMQDKFYRENLDSNFGDLGLNVQKYVREYQSKAKSTGQLESVDDMQRFVDAYPEVRKLAGNVSKHVAVIHALSKIVNDRALLDVSSLEQEVACRESRSDHFAQVADMLRNERVSSMDKLRLVLLIALRYEGDPRIQDLTAGLRQAGIDEEEIRLVRAMTQYAGRHARSADLFSNRNFLAVAKNTIQRGLKGTSNVYTQHKSLLWFTVESLIKGRLSTEQFPVSSPLEYGAAASAPHLLQPSREKPQTVVVFMVGGATFEEARDMAELSKQTGCTILLGGSTIHNSRSFLADLSQLVKEQAVQVLPSPLPVSWRASEADLHARP comes from the exons ATGGCAGGGATGTGCACAGACCTCGTTTCGCTTGTGAGTCAACACATTCGAGCGATCCTGGAGCGCGTACCGGGAGCCAAAGTTCTTCTTTTGGATCAGGAGACGACAGGCATGGTCTCGACGGCTGTCTCCCAGTCAGACATTCTTCAGAAAGAG GTTTTCCTGGTCGACCGGATCGACGCGCTTCCCCGTGGCCGCTTCGAGCACTTGAGTTGCGTCGGCTTTCTCCGACCGACGAACGAAAAccttctgctgctcctgcagctgctgcgtcaACAGAGTCGAAGGCACAGTGCGAGGGATGCTCAGAGGAACGGACTGCCTTTGACAGAAGATCCGCTACGGACACCGCCCGAGCCTGTGGCGCGCTTCAAAGACATTtacctcttcttcacctcctcCGTACATCAACAGCCGCAGCTCCTCCGACGCTTGGCAAAGCAAGACGAAGCCGACAAAGTCGTTCAG GTGGAGGAGTTCTACGTCGACCTCTTTGCCCTGGATCCCCATGTCTTCACCCTCAACATTCCGGCTGTAACGTCGCTGCAGGTCCAGGACTTGTCTCTGTGGACGCCGTACGAAGAGTCGCTCTTCCAGAGGATGGTTGACGGTGTTTTCTCGTGCATTGCGCTTCTGAGAATCTTCCCTCTTGTGCGTTTCCAAGCAAACAGCGTGGTGAGCAAACGGCTGGCGGCAGCGATGCAAGTGCGTCTTTCGGAGAATGCTGATCTCCTCGACAAACGGCCTCAGACCTCGTTGCCCGGACGTTCTG CAGATGCGTCGGGAGGAAGCTCGAGTGGCGGAAGCAGGCTTGTTCTTCTGATTGTCGATCGCCGTGAAGATCCTGTTACCCCGTTGTTGAATCAGTGGACCTACAGA gCGATGCTCCACGAACTGATTGGGATTCGCAACAACCGTGTGGATATGCGGCGGATCCCCGGCACAACGGAAGATCTTCTTGACATTGTCATGAGTCCAATGCAAGATAAATTCTACCGGGAA AATCTCGATTCCAATTTCGGAGATCTCGGACTCAACGTGCAGAAATATGTGCGCGAGTACCAATCCAAGGCAA AGTCGACTGGACAACTCGAGTCCGTGGACGACATGCAGCGCTTCGTTGACGCGTATCCAGAAGTCCGAAAACTCGCAG GAAATGTGTCCAAGCATGTCGCCGTTATCCACGCACTGTCAAAGATCGTGAACGACAGAGCGCTTTTGGacgtgtcttctctcgagcaAGAAGTTGCATGTCGAGAGTCGAGAAGCGATCACTTTGCTCAGGTGGCTGACATGCTTCGCAACGAGAGAGTCAGCAGCATGGACAAACTTCGTCTAGTACTCCTCATCGCGCTCAG ATACGAAGGAGATCCTCGAATTCAGGACCTCACAGCGGGCCTGAGACAGGCAGGaatcgacgaagaagaaattcGGCTTGTTCGGGCGATGACTCAGTACGCGGGGAGACACGCGCGAAGTGCGGATCTCTTCTCAAATAGAAACTTCCTCGCTGTGGCCAAAAACACCATTCAGCGGGGCCTCAAA GGAACGTCGAACGTTTATACTCAGCACAAATCTCTTCTGTGGTTCACGGTCGAGAGCCTCATCAAAG GCCGGCTGTCCACCGAACAGTTTCCGGTGTCGTCGCCTCTCGAATACGGAGCAGCTGCGTCTGCTCCCCACCTCCTTCAGCCGTCTAGGGAGAAGCCTCAGACG GTGGTTGTGTTCATGGTGGGAGGAGCAACGttcgaggaggcgagagacatgGCAGAACTGTCAAAGCAGACAGGCTGCACGATTCTTCTGGGCGGCTCCACCATTCACAATTCACGGTCGTTTCTCGCGGACTTGTCGCAGCTCGTCAAAGAACAGGCAGTCCAagttctcccctctcctctgccgGTTTCTTGGCGCGCGTCGGAGGCcgacctgcatgcgcgaccaTGA